Proteins encoded by one window of Candidatus Sumerlaea chitinivorans:
- a CDS encoding SSU ribosomal protein S9p (S16e): MAAIEQYYGTGRRKTATARVFLRPGRGKLEVNGKPWNEYFGDQPAIEAILKQPLKETHTLTKYDIKVTVRGGGKIGQAGAIRHGIARALLEANPAYRPALKKAGLLTRDPRMKERKKYGQKGARKRFQFSKR, from the coding sequence ATGGCGGCAATCGAACAATATTACGGAACTGGAAGACGTAAGACCGCGACGGCACGAGTATTCCTTCGACCGGGACGAGGCAAGCTTGAGGTCAACGGAAAACCGTGGAATGAGTATTTCGGCGACCAACCCGCAATTGAGGCAATCCTCAAGCAGCCATTAAAAGAAACTCACACCCTCACGAAATACGATATCAAAGTGACGGTGCGCGGCGGTGGGAAGATCGGGCAGGCTGGTGCCATCCGGCACGGTATTGCTCGTGCGTTGCTGGAAGCAAATCCTGCATACCGTCCCGCCCTCAAAAAAGCCGGGCTACTGACGCGTGATCCGCGAATGAAAGAGCGCAAGAAGTACGGGCAGAAGGGCGCACGCAAGCGCTTCCAATTCTCCAAGCGCTAA
- a CDS encoding LSU ribosomal protein L13p (L13Ae), translated as MKTFYPRPGDIQEKWYLVDAKGEVVGRLASRVAALLRGKMSPSFHPAVNPKTHVVIINADKAVLTADKMKTKLYRRHSGYPGGLKEATAEELSRKKPGEILRLAIKGMLPKTRLGDRLITHVKVYAGETHPHTAQKPEPIKLTKRAAQ; from the coding sequence ATGAAGACGTTTTACCCCCGTCCGGGGGACATCCAAGAGAAGTGGTATCTCGTGGACGCAAAAGGGGAAGTTGTGGGACGACTTGCGTCGCGCGTTGCGGCATTGCTGCGCGGAAAAATGTCGCCCAGTTTTCACCCTGCCGTGAACCCGAAAACCCACGTTGTCATCATCAATGCAGATAAAGCGGTTCTGACCGCGGATAAAATGAAAACCAAGCTCTACCGGCGGCACAGCGGTTATCCGGGTGGACTAAAAGAAGCGACCGCGGAAGAACTCAGCCGGAAGAAGCCGGGTGAAATCCTGCGGTTAGCGATTAAGGGCATGCTCCCTAAAACCCGGCTGGGCGATCGCCTGATCACGCACGTGAAAGTATATGCTGGCGAAACGCACCCTCACACAGCACAAAAACCCGAGCCTATTAAATTGACCAAACGGGCAGCTCAGTAG
- a CDS encoding Iron-sulfur cluster regulator IscR produces the protein MIRLTKLTDYGLVIMTHFAMQQEKKILNARDVAESVGLPLPTVSKLLKAFARSGLLTAHRGVHGGYSLSRGPEKILLPEIIEIFEGPIAVTECQEGGDSNCLLGKKCPVRTRWRPINEAVRRALTQVTLAQMAGLAPAEAESDNGIGAAKKSSPANHGNRENLGEEKKPVRANGASRASKP, from the coding sequence ATGATTCGTTTAACGAAACTCACAGACTACGGATTGGTCATCATGACCCATTTTGCCATGCAGCAGGAGAAGAAGATTCTCAACGCTCGCGACGTGGCAGAATCGGTAGGACTGCCTCTGCCGACCGTGAGCAAGCTGCTGAAGGCGTTCGCCCGAAGCGGGCTTCTCACTGCACACCGCGGGGTCCATGGTGGTTACAGCCTGAGTCGAGGCCCCGAGAAGATCTTACTACCTGAGATCATTGAAATCTTTGAAGGCCCGATCGCGGTGACAGAGTGCCAGGAGGGTGGCGATTCAAATTGTCTGCTCGGGAAGAAGTGCCCTGTTCGAACGCGGTGGCGTCCAATCAACGAAGCTGTGCGCCGAGCTCTGACACAAGTGACCTTGGCACAGATGGCTGGGCTCGCGCCAGCGGAGGCAGAGTCGGATAATGGTATTGGAGCTGCCAAAAAGAGCTCTCCAGCGAATCATGGGAATCGCGAAAACTTAGGGGAGGAAAAGAAGCCAGTTCGTGCAAACGGTGCTTCGCGGGCTTCGAAGCCCTAA
- a CDS encoding Iron-sulfur cluster assembly protein SufD, with protein MTKIVSENTVFFRHFSELRETFSDPAWLADVRESAIASFDAQGIPTVADEEWRFTNLAEFARIEFQPVRPASITLDQVATLPIWQIASPRCVFVDGVFSPELSEVSNLPQSVKIGSLRETIASGVDVSGLLAKIAPAETRPFVALNTALWRDGLYVHAETSQEREVVPQLFVIYLSTGQTPAGATHIRNLIIVERGAKLRLAEVFCALTPQLYFTNPVSEVLVSREAEFEHYRIQLESTEAYHLGAVQARVGGHASYSLMEVALGGRLSRSDLGIEFFEPESVGILNGLFFLGGSQHADFHTVIDHAKPYCESHELVKGILRDHARGVFNGRIIVRPDAQRTNAKQTNKNLLLSRTALVNTNPQLEIFADDVKCTHGATVGHLDETQLFYLRARGISEQAARSLLTYAFANDVLRRIAIQPLRELLESEILAVEHMRVDADLLEAL; from the coding sequence ATGACGAAGATAGTTAGCGAAAATACGGTGTTTTTCCGGCACTTTTCAGAGTTGCGGGAGACATTTTCTGACCCCGCGTGGTTGGCAGACGTGCGGGAATCTGCGATAGCCAGTTTTGATGCTCAGGGCATTCCCACCGTCGCTGACGAAGAGTGGAGGTTCACCAATCTTGCAGAATTTGCTCGAATTGAGTTTCAGCCCGTACGCCCTGCAAGCATTACTCTTGATCAAGTTGCAACGCTTCCGATTTGGCAAATCGCCTCGCCGCGTTGTGTCTTTGTAGATGGAGTTTTTTCCCCAGAGCTTTCGGAAGTTTCTAACCTGCCCCAAAGTGTGAAAATCGGTTCGCTTCGCGAGACGATCGCGTCAGGCGTAGATGTTTCTGGACTGCTTGCCAAGATTGCTCCGGCAGAGACTCGGCCGTTCGTTGCGCTAAATACCGCTCTGTGGCGTGACGGACTTTATGTCCACGCTGAAACGTCTCAAGAGCGCGAAGTGGTTCCACAACTTTTCGTCATCTACCTCTCGACTGGCCAGACGCCTGCGGGTGCCACGCACATTCGCAATCTGATTATTGTTGAGCGCGGAGCTAAGCTCAGGCTGGCAGAGGTTTTTTGTGCGCTCACTCCGCAACTTTATTTCACGAATCCCGTGAGCGAGGTCCTGGTCAGCCGGGAAGCAGAATTCGAGCATTATCGCATCCAGTTGGAAAGTACGGAAGCCTACCACCTGGGAGCTGTCCAAGCACGAGTGGGCGGCCACGCCTCGTACTCGCTCATGGAGGTCGCCTTGGGCGGGCGCCTTTCTCGATCGGACCTCGGCATCGAGTTCTTCGAGCCAGAATCCGTAGGAATTCTGAATGGCTTGTTCTTCTTAGGCGGATCCCAGCACGCTGACTTCCACACGGTCATTGATCACGCCAAACCCTATTGCGAAAGCCACGAATTGGTGAAGGGGATTCTTCGTGATCATGCGCGAGGGGTTTTCAATGGAAGGATTATTGTGCGCCCCGACGCTCAACGCACCAATGCAAAGCAGACCAACAAAAACCTTTTGCTGTCGCGGACCGCGCTTGTGAACACGAATCCCCAGCTTGAGATTTTTGCGGATGACGTGAAATGCACGCACGGTGCAACGGTAGGCCATCTGGACGAGACGCAGCTCTTCTACTTGCGCGCGCGAGGGATTTCGGAGCAAGCCGCACGCAGCCTCCTCACCTATGCTTTCGCAAACGACGTGTTGCGTCGGATCGCAATTCAGCCTCTACGCGAATTGCTGGAAAGTGAAATCCTCGCGGTTGAACATATGCGTGTGGATGCCGACCTCTTGGAGGCGCTATAA
- a CDS encoding Putative iron-sulfur cluster assembly scaffold protein for SUF system, SufE2 produces MSDLRDLYQEVILDHTKRPRNRRPLEDAQHVAEGRNPLCGDHVKIYIKKDGDRIGEVTFEGGGCAISTASASLMTQAVKGKTVEEALELFEKFHDLVTGKLSDEEFEEKLGKLLVFSGVCEYPVRVKCATLPWHTLKAAIEGAKDPVSTENEA; encoded by the coding sequence ATGAGCGACCTGCGGGATTTATACCAAGAGGTTATCCTCGACCACACAAAGCGCCCACGCAATCGGCGCCCACTGGAAGATGCACAACATGTTGCGGAGGGGCGAAATCCGCTGTGTGGCGATCACGTGAAAATTTACATTAAGAAAGACGGGGACCGCATTGGCGAGGTCACCTTTGAAGGTGGTGGGTGTGCAATTTCAACAGCCTCTGCCTCACTCATGACACAGGCTGTGAAAGGGAAGACTGTTGAGGAAGCGCTCGAGCTTTTTGAGAAATTCCACGATCTTGTGACTGGGAAATTATCGGATGAGGAGTTTGAGGAAAAGCTGGGCAAGCTGCTCGTGTTTTCCGGGGTATGCGAGTACCCAGTCCGCGTGAAATGTGCCACACTACCTTGGCACACTCTGAAGGCGGCAATCGAAGGGGCAAAGGATCCTGTCTCGACTGAGAACGAAGCGTGA
- a CDS encoding Thiol:disulfide interchange protein codes for MSIERVEPPAKNKAAAFGPRDTIQITEQGEIVKRGTLAPTQLFPGWTVNAELVRLFTESKDGTLNYLDPTSGVELPAKLETKLSNGIYHQRISYSANDDKQDQASPLKIRSLVVEAEFSTTEGAPLSFKQDFQAEIVDPRSQETKKLHARVESRRIGMSKLSSEELAKLREDAAAGASAARAMRESIAGNELDTTKLLTTLDEYLAKHPKGEFAGMFQAIADEVRSSEQRTRNWQAIAVGKTAPDFEAGTIDGKKVRLSDLKGKVVLLDFWATWCGPCRMIMPEMKKLYEENKEKDFVMIGISGDETLEDLKTYVEKEGIAWAQIFEPGQETTSVLHRYGISKFPTTVVIDKNGVIAAVDEHPPKLNETVKKLIEQK; via the coding sequence ATGAGCATTGAGCGTGTGGAGCCGCCAGCCAAAAACAAGGCCGCCGCGTTTGGCCCTCGCGATACGATCCAAATCACTGAGCAAGGAGAGATCGTGAAGCGCGGCACGCTCGCCCCAACGCAGCTTTTCCCGGGGTGGACGGTCAATGCGGAGCTGGTCCGGCTTTTTACCGAATCCAAGGATGGGACGCTCAATTACCTGGATCCGACAAGCGGGGTCGAGTTGCCAGCCAAATTAGAAACGAAACTTAGCAATGGCATTTACCATCAGAGAATCTCCTACTCAGCTAACGACGACAAACAGGATCAAGCGTCGCCGCTGAAGATTCGCTCACTGGTCGTCGAAGCGGAGTTTTCCACGACCGAAGGCGCACCATTGTCGTTCAAGCAGGATTTCCAAGCAGAAATCGTGGACCCCAGAAGCCAAGAAACCAAGAAGCTTCATGCGCGGGTCGAGTCGCGTCGCATCGGCATGAGCAAACTCTCCAGTGAAGAGCTCGCCAAACTGCGAGAGGATGCTGCCGCAGGGGCTTCGGCTGCCCGCGCCATGCGCGAGAGCATCGCTGGAAATGAACTCGATACGACGAAGCTGCTAACCACTCTCGATGAGTATCTCGCCAAGCATCCGAAGGGTGAATTCGCGGGTATGTTCCAAGCAATCGCGGACGAAGTGCGCTCCAGCGAACAAAGAACGCGGAACTGGCAGGCCATCGCAGTGGGCAAAACCGCTCCCGATTTCGAGGCGGGCACCATTGATGGCAAAAAGGTCCGCCTTTCTGACCTAAAGGGGAAAGTCGTGCTTCTTGATTTCTGGGCAACGTGGTGCGGGCCGTGCCGCATGATCATGCCTGAGATGAAGAAGCTCTATGAAGAGAACAAAGAGAAAGATTTCGTCATGATTGGAATCAGCGGGGACGAAACGCTGGAGGATCTGAAGACGTACGTCGAAAAGGAAGGAATCGCGTGGGCGCAGATTTTTGAGCCCGGACAAGAAACAACCTCCGTTCTCCACCGCTATGGAATTTCGAAATTCCCCACTACTGTTGTGATCGACAAGAACGGCGTGATTGCTGCCGTGGACGAGCATCCACCCAAGCTAAACGAGACTGTTAAGAAGCTCATCGAACAGAAGTAG
- a CDS encoding receptor protein FtsY — MVFFWRRKTESAPESSSPSIPQQEAEKDVAEIVQEQPSPVVDAQPQPQETDSESQYLPADSEGEGSPEERPRGLFGKLKSALAQRIRKTREGLVGQIRAVIKAAGKVDEDLLERIEEILIKADVGPETTLRIIEEMREFEARGATAEELIAGFKGQLMGIVGKDHRPLTLPDVRPWVVLFVGVNGTGKTTTIGKLAAQLRKQGKKVMMVAGDTFRAAAVEQLHIWAERTGSVFVSKGMGADPAGVAFDALTQARAEGVDVVLIDTAGRLHTKTNLMEELKKIVRVVGKQLPGAPHDTLLVLDATTGQNAISQAKVFTEAIPVTGIVMTKLDGTAKGGVLIAIRNLFPIPVVKIGVGEGIDDLRDFNPQEFVDALFEDETAQ; from the coding sequence ATGGTGTTTTTTTGGCGGAGAAAAACCGAGAGTGCTCCAGAAAGTTCTTCCCCTTCCATCCCTCAGCAAGAGGCTGAAAAAGACGTCGCAGAAATAGTCCAAGAGCAGCCTTCACCAGTGGTCGATGCCCAACCGCAACCACAGGAAACAGATAGTGAGTCTCAATACCTGCCCGCAGATTCAGAAGGTGAAGGTTCACCGGAAGAAAGACCACGTGGACTCTTTGGGAAGTTAAAGAGTGCCCTTGCTCAACGTATTCGCAAGACGCGCGAGGGGCTTGTCGGTCAGATTCGTGCGGTAATTAAAGCCGCAGGGAAGGTGGACGAGGACCTTCTGGAGCGGATTGAGGAGATACTCATCAAGGCAGATGTTGGGCCAGAGACAACCCTCCGAATCATTGAAGAGATGCGTGAATTTGAAGCGCGAGGGGCAACGGCCGAGGAACTCATTGCCGGTTTCAAGGGGCAGCTCATGGGCATTGTGGGGAAAGATCATCGGCCGCTTACCCTGCCCGATGTTCGGCCGTGGGTCGTCTTGTTTGTTGGTGTGAATGGAACAGGAAAAACGACGACGATTGGCAAACTGGCTGCTCAATTGCGCAAACAAGGCAAGAAAGTCATGATGGTGGCAGGAGATACGTTCCGCGCCGCTGCTGTCGAGCAACTCCACATCTGGGCCGAACGCACCGGTTCCGTTTTCGTGAGCAAAGGCATGGGAGCGGATCCCGCAGGCGTTGCTTTTGACGCCCTGACTCAAGCGCGCGCGGAGGGAGTGGACGTGGTCTTAATCGATACTGCGGGGCGGCTTCACACGAAGACCAATCTCATGGAGGAGCTTAAGAAAATTGTCCGCGTGGTTGGCAAACAGCTGCCGGGTGCGCCCCACGATACCCTATTGGTCCTTGATGCCACTACCGGACAGAACGCGATTTCCCAAGCTAAGGTGTTTACCGAGGCGATTCCCGTCACAGGCATTGTCATGACCAAGCTTGACGGGACAGCAAAAGGCGGAGTACTAATCGCTATTCGCAATCTGTTCCCCATCCCCGTAGTGAAAATCGGGGTGGGTGAAGGCATTGACGATTTGCGCGACTTCAACCCGCAAGAATTTGTGGATGCATTGTTCGAGGATGAGACCGCGCAATAG
- a CDS encoding PaaD-like protein (DUF59) involved in Fe-S cluster assembly, whose translation MIEKPMDNNSPVSAAEQSPTSAAQTQNDAESPCRANSEVSGTSDAKIDPDALRQKIIQVLHTVYDPEIPVDIWELGLVYQLSVTEEGDVYVQMTLTSPMCPVAGSLPPEVEAKVRGVEGVRNVRVELTWEPPWNMAMMSEAARLKLGFM comes from the coding sequence ATGATCGAAAAGCCCATGGATAACAATTCTCCAGTGTCTGCTGCCGAGCAATCGCCTACAAGTGCTGCCCAGACTCAAAACGATGCCGAATCTCCTTGTCGTGCAAATTCGGAGGTGTCGGGTACTTCAGATGCGAAGATTGATCCTGACGCCCTACGGCAGAAAATCATTCAGGTGCTTCACACGGTCTATGATCCCGAGATCCCGGTGGACATTTGGGAATTGGGGTTAGTTTATCAGCTTTCGGTCACCGAAGAAGGCGACGTTTATGTCCAAATGACATTGACCTCGCCGATGTGTCCTGTAGCGGGCTCCCTTCCACCCGAAGTCGAGGCAAAGGTGCGCGGTGTGGAAGGGGTGCGAAATGTCCGGGTGGAGCTGACGTGGGAACCCCCTTGGAATATGGCGATGATGTCGGAGGCTGCCCGCCTCAAGCTTGGCTTCATGTAA
- a CDS encoding Cysteine desulfurase has translation MAGQKASMHIFETTLSDILDVERIRQDFPILQRSIRSKPLVYLDNGATTQKPRSVIDAITRYYEHENANIHRGVHFLSMVATEAYEEAREKIRRFLNAAESREIVFVRGATEAINLVAQTYGKANVRSGDEVLVSAMEHHSNIVPWQLLCEEKGAHLRVIPMNDRGQLVMSALDELLTPRTRIVAITHISNALGTVNPVKEIVELAHARGVPVLVDGAQAVGHMRVNVRDLGCDFYVLSGHKMFGPTGIGVLYAKAELLNAMPPYQGGGDMISSVTFEKTTYNEIPYKFEAGTPHIAGAIGLAAAIEYLEQIGMERITAYEQKLLQYATHVLSEFPGIRIIGEAEHKAALISFLLDGVHPHDVGTILDQEGIAVRTGHHCAQPVMERFGVPATVRASFAFYNTMHEVDILVNALSKVYEVFR, from the coding sequence ATGGCAGGGCAGAAAGCGTCGATGCACATTTTTGAGACCACGCTTTCGGATATTTTGGATGTTGAGCGTATTCGCCAGGATTTCCCGATCCTGCAACGCTCGATTCGCAGCAAGCCGCTTGTTTATCTGGACAATGGAGCCACGACCCAAAAACCACGATCAGTGATCGATGCCATCACACGCTACTATGAGCATGAAAATGCCAACATCCACCGGGGTGTGCATTTCCTCAGCATGGTGGCCACAGAAGCGTACGAAGAGGCGCGGGAGAAGATCCGTCGCTTCCTAAATGCGGCCGAAAGCCGCGAAATCGTTTTTGTGCGAGGTGCCACCGAGGCCATCAATCTCGTGGCACAAACCTACGGGAAAGCAAACGTGCGAAGTGGGGACGAGGTTCTTGTGAGTGCTATGGAGCACCACTCGAACATCGTGCCGTGGCAATTGCTTTGCGAGGAGAAAGGCGCCCACCTGCGGGTAATTCCGATGAATGACCGTGGGCAGCTTGTGATGTCTGCACTTGATGAGCTACTTACCCCGCGCACGCGTATCGTGGCCATTACACACATCTCGAATGCCTTGGGCACGGTGAATCCCGTCAAAGAGATCGTCGAATTGGCCCATGCTCGCGGGGTCCCGGTGTTAGTGGATGGAGCACAGGCTGTCGGCCATATGCGGGTAAACGTCCGTGACCTTGGCTGTGATTTCTATGTGCTTTCGGGACACAAAATGTTTGGCCCCACCGGAATCGGTGTCCTTTACGCAAAAGCCGAACTACTGAACGCCATGCCACCCTATCAGGGGGGAGGTGACATGATTAGTTCAGTAACATTCGAAAAGACCACCTACAATGAGATCCCGTATAAATTTGAGGCTGGCACCCCACACATTGCCGGTGCAATTGGTTTAGCAGCGGCGATCGAGTATCTTGAACAAATTGGCATGGAGCGAATCACTGCCTATGAGCAGAAGCTGCTGCAGTACGCTACGCATGTGCTGTCCGAGTTCCCGGGGATTCGGATCATCGGAGAAGCAGAGCACAAGGCTGCCCTGATAAGTTTCCTGCTCGATGGAGTCCATCCCCACGACGTGGGCACAATCTTGGACCAAGAGGGAATTGCGGTGCGCACGGGGCATCATTGCGCGCAACCAGTGATGGAGCGCTTTGGCGTTCCGGCGACAGTGCGGGCCTCCTTTGCTTTTTACAATACAATGCACGAAGTTGATATACTTGTGAATGCATTAAGCAAAGTGTACGAGGTCTTTCGATAA
- a CDS encoding Iron-sulfur cluster assembly ATPase protein SufC, whose product MLEIRNLHATVEGKEILHGVDLKVNAGEVHAIMGPNGSGKSTLAQIIAGRELYEVTEGEIIFNGKNLLELSPEERACEGIFLAFQYPVEIPGVSNTYFLRAALNAIRKYRGEEELDPMEFLALIRKKMKLLNMDEELLHRSVNEGFSGGEKKRNEIFQMAVLEPKLAVLDETDSGLDIDALKLVANGVNSLRSPERAMIVVTHYQRLLEYIVPDYVHVLANGRIVKSGGRELALELEEKGYGWIDETVAV is encoded by the coding sequence ATGTTAGAGATCCGAAACCTACATGCCACCGTAGAGGGCAAAGAAATTCTGCACGGCGTAGACCTGAAGGTAAATGCCGGCGAAGTCCATGCAATCATGGGGCCGAATGGTTCCGGCAAGAGTACGCTGGCCCAAATCATCGCTGGGCGCGAGCTCTATGAGGTCACAGAAGGTGAGATCATTTTCAACGGGAAGAATCTTCTGGAGCTTAGCCCCGAGGAGCGCGCCTGCGAAGGAATCTTCCTTGCCTTCCAATATCCCGTCGAGATTCCCGGCGTCAGCAATACCTATTTCTTACGGGCGGCGCTCAACGCCATTCGCAAGTATCGGGGCGAGGAAGAACTCGATCCTATGGAATTTCTCGCATTGATTCGTAAAAAGATGAAGTTGCTCAACATGGATGAAGAACTTCTGCACCGCAGCGTCAACGAGGGGTTCTCCGGCGGTGAGAAAAAGCGCAACGAGATCTTTCAAATGGCCGTTCTCGAGCCAAAACTTGCGGTGCTGGACGAAACAGACAGTGGTCTCGACATTGATGCGCTTAAGCTGGTGGCAAACGGTGTCAATTCGCTTCGAAGCCCAGAGCGCGCAATGATTGTGGTCACTCACTACCAACGGCTTCTCGAGTACATTGTACCCGACTATGTGCATGTGCTGGCCAACGGCCGCATCGTGAAATCGGGCGGACGAGAGCTTGCCCTTGAGCTGGAAGAAAAGGGCTACGGTTGGATCGACGAGACTGTGGCTGTCTGA
- a CDS encoding Glycosyl transferase, family 2, with product MDEKREQTAPPGEMASKPLISIIIPIYNEQELLPTVLREVRSLPIDKELILVDDCSTDGTREILSNEERKPDTRVLYHERNRGKGAAIVTGLKAARGEVVIIQDADMEYDPRDILSVVQPILEGKTRVCYGSRFRGRIEGMRLPNRIANHILAWLVTLLYGQRITDEATAYKAFRRDVIQSLDLKCQRFEFCPEVTAKVLRRGERIVEVPVVYRARTFEEGKKIGYRDFFVAVATLLKYRFFR from the coding sequence ATGGATGAGAAACGCGAACAAACAGCTCCACCAGGAGAAATGGCGTCAAAGCCCCTGATTTCCATTATTATTCCCATTTACAACGAGCAGGAATTGCTGCCGACGGTTCTGCGTGAGGTTCGCTCTCTGCCCATCGACAAGGAGTTAATTCTGGTGGACGACTGTTCCACCGACGGCACTCGCGAAATCCTCTCGAACGAGGAACGCAAGCCTGACACACGGGTGCTCTATCACGAGCGCAATCGGGGCAAGGGGGCAGCAATCGTCACAGGGCTGAAAGCGGCGCGGGGAGAGGTCGTCATCATCCAAGATGCGGATATGGAGTACGATCCTCGGGACATTCTCAGCGTTGTTCAGCCAATTTTGGAAGGGAAAACGCGCGTTTGCTACGGCTCCCGCTTTCGGGGGCGGATCGAAGGAATGCGACTCCCAAACCGGATTGCCAATCACATCCTCGCCTGGTTGGTTACCTTGCTTTACGGACAACGCATCACTGACGAAGCCACTGCCTATAAAGCTTTTCGCCGCGACGTAATCCAGTCCTTAGATTTGAAGTGCCAACGCTTTGAATTTTGCCCGGAGGTGACCGCCAAAGTCCTCCGCCGAGGCGAGCGAATCGTGGAAGTGCCCGTAGTTTACCGCGCTCGCACCTTCGAAGAGGGCAAGAAAATTGGATACCGCGACTTCTTCGTCGCCGTTGCCACGCTACTGAAATACCGATTCTTTCGGTGA
- a CDS encoding Iron-sulfur cluster assembly protein SufB, producing MTTDARDVESLAQQEYKYGFVTPVETETVPKGLNEDIIRMISERKNEPEFLLEWRLKAYRHWLTMTEPHWANVKYPPIDYQDIYYYAAPKSIKERPKSLDEVDPELLRTYEKLGIPLREQEILAGVAVDAVFDSVSVATTFKEKLAELGIIFCSFSEAVQEHPELVKKYLGSVVPYTDNFFAALNSAVFSDGSFCYVPKGVRCPMELSTYFRINAAKTGQFERTLIIADEGAYVSYLEGCTAPMRDENQLHAAVVELIAHDNATIKYSTVQNWYPGDKEGRGGIYNFVTKRGKCLGKNSKISWTQVETGSAITWKYPSCILLGDNSVGEFYSVALTNNRQQADTGTKMIHIGKNTKSTIVSKGISAGYSQNTYRGAVKIMRSAENARNFSQCDSLLLGDKCGAHTFPYVEVQNPTATLEHEASTSKIGEEQLFYCQQRGISKEDAVSMIVNGFCKEVFRELPMEFAVEAQKLLSISLEGSVG from the coding sequence ATGACAACAGACGCTCGGGACGTTGAATCCCTCGCGCAGCAGGAATATAAGTACGGCTTCGTTACGCCTGTTGAAACGGAGACCGTCCCCAAGGGTCTCAACGAAGACATCATCCGCATGATTTCGGAGCGGAAGAACGAGCCGGAGTTCTTGCTCGAGTGGCGCCTAAAGGCGTATCGCCACTGGTTGACCATGACAGAACCCCATTGGGCCAACGTCAAGTACCCGCCCATTGACTATCAGGACATCTACTATTACGCTGCGCCGAAATCGATCAAGGAGCGACCGAAGAGCCTTGATGAAGTGGATCCTGAGCTTCTGCGCACGTACGAAAAACTGGGCATTCCGTTGCGCGAGCAAGAAATCTTGGCAGGGGTGGCCGTGGACGCTGTGTTCGATAGCGTTTCGGTTGCCACGACCTTCAAGGAGAAACTTGCCGAGTTAGGCATTATCTTCTGCTCGTTCTCTGAGGCAGTTCAGGAACACCCGGAACTCGTGAAAAAGTATCTCGGTTCCGTGGTGCCGTACACGGATAATTTCTTCGCAGCCCTGAATTCTGCGGTGTTTAGCGATGGCTCGTTCTGCTATGTGCCCAAGGGCGTACGTTGTCCCATGGAGCTTTCCACCTACTTCCGAATCAATGCTGCAAAGACGGGCCAGTTCGAGCGGACGCTCATAATCGCGGACGAAGGTGCCTACGTAAGCTATCTCGAGGGCTGTACCGCCCCCATGCGCGATGAGAACCAGCTCCACGCTGCGGTGGTCGAGCTAATCGCCCACGACAATGCCACGATTAAGTACTCGACGGTCCAGAACTGGTACCCAGGCGACAAAGAAGGACGCGGCGGCATCTACAACTTCGTCACGAAGCGGGGAAAGTGTCTCGGCAAGAACTCAAAAATTTCTTGGACCCAAGTGGAGACAGGCTCGGCAATCACGTGGAAATACCCGAGTTGCATCCTACTTGGCGACAACAGCGTTGGCGAGTTTTACTCCGTTGCCCTGACCAACAATCGCCAGCAGGCAGACACCGGGACGAAGATGATTCACATCGGGAAGAATACAAAAAGCACGATCGTCTCCAAGGGCATCTCCGCGGGTTATAGCCAGAATACCTACCGCGGCGCTGTGAAAATCATGCGCTCTGCGGAGAACGCCCGGAACTTCTCCCAGTGCGACTCGTTGTTGCTGGGCGATAAATGCGGGGCCCACACATTCCCGTATGTCGAAGTCCAGAATCCAACGGCGACACTCGAGCACGAAGCATCTACCTCGAAGATCGGGGAAGAACAGCTCTTCTATTGCCAGCAGCGCGGCATCTCAAAGGAGGACGCTGTTTCGATGATTGTGAACGGGTTCTGCAAGGAGGTCTTCCGCGAGCTGCCAATGGAATTTGCCGTCGAAGCCCAAAAGCTGCTCAGCATTAGCTTGGAGGGCAGCGTCGGCTAA